In the Solanum pennellii chromosome 5, SPENNV200 genome, one interval contains:
- the LOC114077186 gene encoding uncharacterized protein LOC114077186 codes for MTRKDGTESKNEDAQTQMVAQESVLIKEVKMLRQQMTEMYEAWMNGKAPPPSIREYLNSNMPFPIQVSTSDPVYPPGFGPYINTSNTAGTSSVNPLKPSMMNNPLFMPIVQTNTIPQPTLVQKSNNDPILKDQYSQGHAPKLTFNVPNSYHHQYSTPFEVEKNIKNKEHEEIARKMRSLEQNIRNMQGLGGHKSVSFKDLCMFPDVHLPLGFKTPKFDKYNGHGDPVAHLRRFCNKLRGAGGKEELLMAYFGESLSGVASEWFIDQDICYWHIWDDMAQDFFQQF; via the coding sequence ATGACACGTAAAGACGGGACAGAGTCTAAAAACGAAGACGCACAAACCCAAATGGTTGCGCAAGAATCGGTACTTATAAAAGAGGTGAAAATGTTAAGACAACAGATGACCGAAATGTACGAAGCTTGGATGAATGGGAAAGCTCCTCCGCCTTCAATTCGAGAATATTTGAATTCGAATATGCCATTCCCCATCCAAGTCTCAACAAGTGACCCGGTTTATCCACCTGGGTTTGGACCCTACATTAACACATCTAATACTGCCGGAACTTCCTCAGTAAACCCGTTAAAACCATCAATGATGAACAATCCACTTTTCATGCCTATTGTCCAAACTAATACAATTCCTCAACCGACACTGGTACAAAAATCCAATAATGACCCTATACTCAAAGATCAATACAGCCAAGGTCATGCCCCTAAATTAACTTTCAATGTTCCTAACTCTTACCACCACCAATATAGTACTCCCTTTGAAGTTGAGAAAAACATTAAGAATAAGGAACATGAAGAAATTGCAAGGAAAATGAGGAGTTTGGAACAAAACATAAGGAATATGCAAGGTCTGGGAGGACACAAAAGTGTCTCATTTAAGGACTTATGCATGTTTCCAGATGTTCACTTGCCTCTAGGGTTCAAAACTCCaaagtttgataaatataatggTCATGGCGATCCAGTGGCTCATTTGAGAAGATTCTGTAATAAGTTGAGAGGAGCCGGAGGAAAAGAAGAACTTCTTATGGCTTACTTTGGAGAGAGTTTATCGGGCGTAGCATCAGAATGGTTTATCGATCAGGACATTTGTTATTGGCACATTTGGGATGATATGGCACAAGATTTTTTCcaacaattttaa